In the genome of Ananas comosus cultivar F153 linkage group 11, ASM154086v1, whole genome shotgun sequence, one region contains:
- the LOC109717389 gene encoding late embryogenesis abundant protein D-29-like has translation MARRGMGELSNAMASVLFVVVLLLFSLCGPRPASAYGSVMENAKERVNLAAEEAKVRAAETAQDAKETSESWAGWAREKISEGLRLRHENAREAAEEMMDEAGDIAMKTKDKMSNAASGAAEMTSEKMGEAKDAMTGKAGEAKEHIMQKAEDAKDKMADGAANTADAAQRAYEGAKQKVGETYETAKETMTENAKASYEAAKETESRLAGDLGAKMEEL, from the exons ATGGCACGAAGAGGCATGGGGGAGTTGAGTAATGCTATGGCGAGCGTGTTATTTGTGGtagtgttgttgttgttctcaTTGTGTGGGCCGAGGCCGGCGTCGGCCTACGGCTCGGTGATGGAGAACGCGAAGGAGAGAGTGAActtggcggcggaggaggcgaaggtGAGGGCTGCGGAGACGGCGCAGGACGCGAAGGAGACATCGGAGTCGTGGGCTGGGTGGGCCCGTGAGAAGATCTCTGA AGGGCTCAGGCTGAGGCACGAGAATGCGAGAGAGGCGGCTGAGGAGATGATGGACGAGGCGGGGGACATCGCCATGAAGACCAAGGACAAGATGTCGAATGCCGCATCCG GAGCTGCAGAGATGACGTCGGAGAAAATGGGAGAGGCGAAAGACGCGATGACGGGGAAGGCGGGCGAGGCGAAGGAGCACATCATGCAGAAGGCAGAGGATGCCAAGGACAAGATGGCCGACGGAGCGGCAAACACCGCAGACGCGGCGCAGAGGGCCTACGAGGGAGCGAAGCAGAAGGTAGGGGAGACGTACGAGACAGCGAAGGAGACGATGACGGAGAACGCGAAGGCGAGCTACGAGGCCGCCAAGGAGACGGAGTCTCGGTTGGCCGGGGATTTGGGAGCCAAAATGGAGGAGCTGTGA